CGCGAATGAGAAAGGAAAGGGAGGAGCTTCCGGAGGTGAGTGACGTTGCCGTTTTCGCCGAACGATGTTCGCAGCACGACGTTTCCTGCCGCGTTCGCCAAAACCTACGGTCCCCTGGTCGCCTTTTACGTCGGCTGCCGGGCTGACAGCGAGGCGGACCGGGACGAACGGTTCCGGTATGCCATCACCCGCTTGCTGGGGGAAGGGTGGTTGCGCCGGTACGACGGTGCGGTGTCCTTCGAGCGGTTTCTCTATGTTTGCCTGCGCTTTGCCATGGCCGACTACGCCCAGCGCGTAAAAGGCATCTCGCCATCCGGGGCACGGCACTTGGAAGGGTGGACCCTGCCCGTCGCCGCACCACCGGCCATCACGGAGGCGGAGGAAGCGTTCCTGTTTGACTGGTTTAACGGGTTGGACGTCAAAGACCGCCTGGTGCTCAAGCTGACGTATTGGGATCTCTTCGGCGACCTGACCCATGAGGAGGAGCGATACCTGGCCGGACAGAGCGGATGGCAGCCGGAAGAGTGGGAACGGGCGCGCGCCGATTTTGAGGCCGACGTGCGCGTGCACGAACTGATCGCCGCTTTTCGTTCCGGCCAAATGGATGCGCAACGGGCCCGTACGGCCGGTGTGAGCCGGGGTTGGATGGAGCTGTCGGCCGGATCGGCGACGGTGGCGGAGCCGCCGGTGACGGTGCAGGGGGCGGTGTTCAGGGGGCACAACCTGGAACGGGTTGGCCGCGTGCTGGGGTTTTCCGGCACGGCCGTGGAGCAGCGCCTCTGCCGCTTGCGGCGGAAGCTGGCCGATAAGGGCGACGCCGATCTGCTCGACCGCTGGGTGGCGAAGCAGCTGAAACGCCGCGCCGAACGGGCAGAACTGTCGGATGCGCTCATCGCCCGCTATGTTCGCGGGGAGCTGGAGGGCGCCGCATGGGCGGCCTTGGAAGCGTGCCTGCTCGCCGAGCCGACGTGGCAGGCGCGGGTGGGGGCGTGGAAGCGCGACCATGTTCCGCCGCTTCCGGACCACCTGGCCGCGTGGCTGGACGATTACGCGCAAAAGCTGACCGAATGTTCCGACGCCCTTCCGCGCCTGCACGTGACGCGGGAGGGGGAAGCGGTCAAGGTGACGGTATCCGGCGCGCCGCTGCTAGCCCTGGAGGCGGCTCCCACGCCCGCCCGACGCGCCGACCGCTACGCCGAGGCGATGCGGGTGCGCGTCGGCATCATTCCCTTGCGTGCGGAACTGACGCTGACGGCCACGGTCAACCGCTATGGCCAGTGGCGCGTGGAGTTGGGGTGGGAGGGCGAGCACGGTCCCTTCGTCAGCGTGCCCGTCGTGTGGCGCACGGCTGCGGGCGAGGAGAAGCGGTGGAAGACCAATTTGCGCGGGCGCTGCGAGGGCTGGCTGAGTCCCGGGACGTATGCCCTCGCGCTGCAGCAGGACCCCGTGGTGGAGGTGGTGTTCACCAGCTGACCGTTAGGGCCCGCCAGCACCGGGGCACGCGGAACGCACCACCCATGAACAACCGAAAGACCGGGGGCCATCCGCCCCCGGTCCTTTGTTTGGCCGCGGCCACGTCGCGGAACAAACGGCGGGTTTTCATGCGCCGATGTACCGGGCGTAGAGCGATTTCGCCACGACGGGGTTGTCGGTCCCCTGCACGAGCACGCGCCCGTCGGGGAACACCACAAGCGTGTGGGCGTCGGAGACGCGGGCGCGCAGCAGAAAGCGGTTCCGCTCGACGGGGCCCACGGCAGCCAGCCGCGCCGCAAGATCGTCCAGGTTGAGGGCGAGGGGCTGCGGCGGGGTGATCTGCACCGTGTTGCGCCCGCAAAGCGTGGTGACGGCACCGGCCTCCCGCTGGGGATCGAGGAAGTCGAATCGCCGCCGGGCGCAGCACGGACAGTCGCGCTTGCGGGCGCCGTCCAACTTCATGGCGCTGACGTGCCCTTCCCACAGGTCGAAGTAGCGCAACACCGGGGTGAGCTTGTCTGTCGCCCCGACGAGCAGCTTGAGGGCTTCTGCGGCCTGGTACGACGCGACGACGTGAACGATCGGGCCGATCACGCCCACGGTGTCGCACGTTTCTGTGTGCGCGGCCGGCGGGCTGTCGAAGAGGCAGCGCAGGCAGGGCGTCGTGCCGGGACGCAGGAGGGCGACCATGCCCCGCGCGCGGACGACTCCCCCGTACACCCACGGGATGCCGTGCTTGACGCACACGTCGTTGACGAGAAAGCGGACCTGGAAATTGTCCGTCCCGTCGAGAACGAGGTCCACGTTGGCCAGGAGCGACTCGGCGTTGGTGGCGTTCAGGTCCACGACGTGGGGTTCCACCGTGACGTCGCTGTTGATGCGGCGCAGCTTGTCTGCGGCGGCCACCGCTTTGGGCAGGTGCGCGCGAGCGTCGTCCTCGTCGTACAGCATCTGCCGCTGCAGGTTGCTCATCTCCACCACATCGCGATCGATCAGCCGCACGTACCCCACGCCGGCGCGCACCATGTGGTTGGCCAACACCGTCCCCAGCGCGCCCATGCCGACGATGGCCACGCGGCTTCGGGCCAGCCGCTCTTGCCCCTCGCGCCCGATGGGGGCAAAGAGGATTTGCCGCGAGTACCGCTCCCACAGGCGATCCATGCCGCAGCCCTCCCGTCAGCCGCCGCTGACCGGCGGCAGGATGGCGATCTCGTCATTTGGTCCCACCGGATGCGTCGGCGGCGCGTAGGCGAGATTGACGGAGACGGCGCAGCGCCCAAGCAGATCGGCCAGCGCCGGGCAGGCGCGGGACACGGTGTCAAGCACGTCGGCCACGCGCGCCCCGTCGGGGATGGACAGGATCAGTTCGTCTTGTCCGGCCCGCTCGGCCAGTTCGGCAAACAGCCGCACCCGAATGGTCATGGCTGCTCCTCCTTTCGCTTGGCTCCCAGCGCCAAAGGGCGTCCAATCGCTTCCCCCTTCACCCTACCACATGTCCGACCGCTTTGCCTAGCGTCCCGAACGCTGGAGCGGAGCAACAGGAAGGCGGCGGCGCGCGGAACAGCGGGTGCATCGCCCGGCTCACGTGTTGGTGTGCGGAGTAAAATAGGAACAGAATAAGGGGGAAGCGAGGGGGACCGGTGACCATTCGGGACGATTTTCATCACGACCCGCACATGCGAAGGGGAGAGCGCCAGAATCGGCGCGCCTTGCTGGCGGCCTTTGCGCTGACCTTCGCCTTTGCGATTGTCGAGGCCGTCGGCGGCGTTTTCGCCGACAGCCTGGCCTTGCTTTCCGACGCCGGGCACATGGCCGGCGATGTGCTGGCCCTTGGCCTGTCGCTGGTCGCGGCGTTCTTGTCCGCCCGTCCACCCCGTGGCGATTACACCTACGGGTATCTGCGCTTTGAAATGATCGTCTCTTTTCTCAACGGCCTGGCCCTTGTGGCCGTGGCGGCGTGGATCGTCGTCGAGGCGGCCCAGCGGGTGGTCCATCCGCCGGATGTGCAGCCGGGCATCATGATGGTTGTGGCCGCCGTTGGGCTGCTCGTCAACGTGTCCGTGGCCGTCATATTGGGGCGCTTTGGCGATCGCGAAAACCTCAACGTGCGCAGCGCGCTGTGGCACGTGTTGGGCGACCTGTTCAGCTCCGTCGGCGTGCTCGTGTCGTCGGCGGCCATTTGGCTATGGGGCCTGCACTGGCTCGACCCGGCGGTGAGCGCCCTGATTGCCCTGGTGATGGTTTGGGGGGCGCACGCATCACCGCCCAAGCCGGACGCGTCTTGATGGAAGCGGCGCCGCGCGACATTTCCCTCGATGCCATTCGCGAGCATCTGCTATGCTTGGACGGCGTGATGGACGTTCACGAGATGCACCTGTGGTCGATTACGAGCACCCAGCATGCCTTTAGCTGCCATCTGCTGCTCGAACACGGCCGCGATCCCCACCAGGTGGTGAAGGAGGCGACCGCGCTCCTGCGCGAGCGCTTTGGCATTCGGCACAGCACCATGCAAACGGAGTCGCTTCTCGTGCACGGGGAGGAGCACCAGCGCCATCCGCTGTACGGCGAGCACAAGGCCGAACGGCACAAAATGCGGCAACAGATGCCGGCCAAGTCGCCGACCGACGTGACGGTGACGCCCGGCCATGTCGTGGAGGAGCACGCCGACCGCGCCTTTGAACGGCGGGGTG
This portion of the Calditerricola satsumensis genome encodes:
- a CDS encoding ThiF family adenylyltransferase, with protein sequence MDRLWERYSRQILFAPIGREGQERLARSRVAIVGMGALGTVLANHMVRAGVGYVRLIDRDVVEMSNLQRQMLYDEDDARAHLPKAVAAADKLRRINSDVTVEPHVVDLNATNAESLLANVDLVLDGTDNFQVRFLVNDVCVKHGIPWVYGGVVRARGMVALLRPGTTPCLRCLFDSPPAAHTETCDTVGVIGPIVHVVASYQAAEALKLLVGATDKLTPVLRYFDLWEGHVSAMKLDGARKRDCPCCARRRFDFLDPQREAGAVTTLCGRNTVQITPPQPLALNLDDLAARLAAVGPVERNRFLLRARVSDAHTLVVFPDGRVLVQGTDNPVVAKSLYARYIGA
- a CDS encoding MoaD/ThiS family protein encodes the protein MTIRVRLFAELAERAGQDELILSIPDGARVADVLDTVSRACPALADLLGRCAVSVNLAYAPPTHPVGPNDEIAILPPVSGG
- a CDS encoding cation diffusion facilitator family transporter, which codes for MTIRDDFHHDPHMRRGERQNRRALLAAFALTFAFAIVEAVGGVFADSLALLSDAGHMAGDVLALGLSLVAAFLSARPPRGDYTYGYLRFEMIVSFLNGLALVAVAAWIVVEAAQRVVHPPDVQPGIMMVVAAVGLLVNVSVAVILGRFGDRENLNVRSALWHVLGDLFSSVGVLVSSAAIWLWGLHWLDPAVSALIALVMVWGAHASPPKPDAS
- a CDS encoding sigma-70 family RNA polymerase sigma factor, yielding MTLPFSPNDVRSTTFPAAFAKTYGPLVAFYVGCRADSEADRDERFRYAITRLLGEGWLRRYDGAVSFERFLYVCLRFAMADYAQRVKGISPSGARHLEGWTLPVAAPPAITEAEEAFLFDWFNGLDVKDRLVLKLTYWDLFGDLTHEEERYLAGQSGWQPEEWERARADFEADVRVHELIAAFRSGQMDAQRARTAGVSRGWMELSAGSATVAEPPVTVQGAVFRGHNLERVGRVLGFSGTAVEQRLCRLRRKLADKGDADLLDRWVAKQLKRRAERAELSDALIARYVRGELEGAAWAALEACLLAEPTWQARVGAWKRDHVPPLPDHLAAWLDDYAQKLTECSDALPRLHVTREGEAVKVTVSGAPLLALEAAPTPARRADRYAEAMRVRVGIIPLRAELTLTATVNRYGQWRVELGWEGEHGPFVSVPVVWRTAAGEEKRWKTNLRGRCEGWLSPGTYALALQQDPVVEVVFTS
- a CDS encoding cation transporter dimerization domain-containing protein, producing the protein MEAAPRDISLDAIREHLLCLDGVMDVHEMHLWSITSTQHAFSCHLLLEHGRDPHQVVKEATALLRERFGIRHSTMQTESLLVHGEEHQRHPLYGEHKAERHKMRQQMPAKSPTDVTVTPGHVVEEHADRAFERRGGEQPS